From Triticum urartu cultivar G1812 chromosome 2, Tu2.1, whole genome shotgun sequence, a single genomic window includes:
- the LOC125536320 gene encoding uncharacterized protein LOC125536320, producing MEAEVQAREEVEEEEEEVACECCGFTEECTAPYIAGVRARYGGRWICGLCGDAVAEEMCRASPPVSPAEALDRHACVCGEGRRASAPPSPGDELIAALRLLLRRRLGSPSPPRLVRSTPSSPRRDAVAPAAAAGAGPGAGGPLARTESCFAALVE from the coding sequence ATGGAGGCGGAGGTGCAAGCGcgcgaggaggtggaggaggaggaggaggaggtggcgtgCGAGTGCTGCGGGTTCACGGAGGAGTGCACGGCGCCGTACATCGCCGGCGTGCGCGCGCGGTACGGCGGGCGGTGGATCTGCGGGCTGTGCGGGGACGCGGTGGCCGAGGAGATGTGCAGGGCCTCGCCGCCGGTGTCGCCCGCGGAGGCGCTGGACCGCCACGCCTGCGTGTGCGGCGAGGGGCGCCGCGCGTCCGCTCCCCCGTCGCCCGGCGACGAGCTCATCGCGGCCCTGCGGCTGCTGCTCCGCCGCAGGCTGggctcgccgtcgccgccgaggCTGGTCCGCTCCACGCCGAGCAGCCCGAGGCGCGACGCCGTGGCCCCCGCCGCGGCCGCGGGCGCCGGGCCCGGCGCCGGCGGCCCGCTCGCGCGCACCGAGAGCTGCTTCGCCGCGCTCGTGGAGTAG